In the Chlorobium limicola DSM 245 genome, one interval contains:
- a CDS encoding c-type cytochrome → MQVTIRSMLTACFVFSALLGTGAEAVAAQKKAPKKAVTQVCNPDPRGQILALSCASCHGTDGRSVGIIPSFYGKSPEYLEAALKDFKSGARYSTVMIRHAKGYSDEEIRMIAQYFGTVWQKNK, encoded by the coding sequence ATGCAGGTTACTATCAGATCGATGCTGACTGCCTGTTTTGTCTTTTCAGCTCTGCTTGGCACAGGAGCTGAAGCCGTTGCCGCCCAGAAGAAGGCGCCGAAGAAGGCAGTGACTCAGGTGTGCAATCCCGACCCTCGAGGTCAGATTCTTGCGCTTTCCTGCGCCTCCTGCCATGGTACTGATGGTCGGAGCGTCGGTATCATTCCCTCTTTTTATGGGAAGTCGCCTGAATATCTGGAAGCGGCTCTGAAGGATTTCAAGTCCGGAGCCCGTTATTCCACTGTCATGATAAGACATGCAAAAGGATATTCAGATGAAGAGATCCGCATGATTGCTCAGTATTTCGGAACAGTATGGCAGAAAAACAAATAA
- a CDS encoding NAD(P)/FAD-dependent oxidoreductase, whose amino-acid sequence MSQKFSRRDFNKLLVSGVAGSAFGIFGAVRPAYAAQNRIVVIGGGFGGASAAKYLRKLDPSLSVTLVEPKATFYTCPFSNWVLGGLKNMEDIAQTYTVLKNKYGVNVIADYASSIDAAKGTVTLKSGKVLNYDRLIVSPGIDFKWNTIEGYSESVSNTKMPHAYEAGPQTVLLHKQLLAMNDGGTVLICPPANPFRCPPGPYERASLVAHYLKEKKPKSKIIILDPKDKFSKQGLFKKGWEKLYPGMIEWRSVATGGKISKVDAATMTVTTDFGVEKGDVINIIPPQQAGKIAVDAGLTDASGWCPVNPITFESTIHPGIHVIGDACIAGAMPKSGFAASSQGKVVAASIIRLCQGKVPAPPSLVNTCYSLIGPGYGVSVAGVYKLTSAGIVEIPGSGGLTPMDADDDHLNEEATFARGWYNNIVQDIWG is encoded by the coding sequence ATGAGTCAAAAATTTTCGCGCAGGGATTTCAATAAACTCCTTGTTTCGGGTGTAGCCGGTTCTGCTTTCGGTATTTTTGGTGCCGTGAGACCGGCCTATGCTGCCCAGAACCGTATTGTTGTCATTGGTGGCGGGTTCGGCGGGGCTTCTGCAGCCAAGTATCTCAGAAAACTCGATCCATCGCTGTCGGTAACTCTTGTCGAGCCTAAGGCAACCTTCTATACCTGTCCGTTCAGCAACTGGGTACTTGGCGGTTTGAAAAATATGGAGGATATAGCCCAGACCTATACGGTACTTAAAAACAAATATGGTGTCAATGTCATTGCCGATTATGCATCATCCATAGACGCTGCAAAAGGCACGGTAACGCTTAAGAGCGGGAAGGTTCTCAATTATGACCGCCTTATCGTTTCGCCTGGCATCGATTTCAAGTGGAACACTATTGAAGGTTACAGCGAAAGCGTCTCGAACACTAAAATGCCCCATGCATATGAGGCTGGTCCGCAGACAGTACTTCTTCACAAACAGCTGCTTGCAATGAATGACGGCGGTACGGTTCTTATCTGTCCGCCTGCCAATCCCTTCAGATGCCCTCCAGGGCCCTATGAGAGAGCGAGTCTTGTCGCTCATTATCTGAAGGAGAAAAAGCCCAAGTCGAAAATCATCATTCTGGATCCGAAAGACAAGTTTTCCAAGCAGGGACTGTTCAAGAAAGGGTGGGAAAAGCTATATCCCGGCATGATAGAATGGCGTTCAGTAGCTACAGGCGGAAAGATCTCGAAAGTTGATGCCGCCACCATGACGGTAACAACCGATTTCGGTGTGGAGAAAGGCGATGTCATCAATATCATTCCGCCCCAGCAGGCAGGAAAGATTGCTGTTGATGCAGGTCTTACCGATGCATCAGGATGGTGTCCGGTTAACCCAATAACCTTCGAATCAACTATTCATCCCGGTATCCATGTTATCGGAGATGCCTGTATTGCCGGAGCCATGCCTAAATCCGGTTTTGCCGCAAGCAGCCAGGGGAAGGTGGTTGCTGCTTCAATAATAAGGCTTTGCCAGGGGAAGGTCCCGGCTCCGCCTTCACTGGTCAATACCTGTTACAGCCTTATCGGGCCGGGTTACGGCGTTTCGGTTGCCGGAGTTTACAAGCTGACTTCTGCAGGAATTGTCGAGATTCCGGGTTCAGGCGGTCTGACCCCTATGGATGCCGATGACGATCATCTCAATGAGGAGGCTACGTTTGCCCGCGGCTGGTATAATAACATTGTCCAGGATATCTGGGGATAA
- the secD gene encoding protein translocase subunit SecD, protein MKNKPFNLFLIVLVTVVSLWSLWPTWRDYSLSKQIDSFASGEDSLKFSVSHSEEIENARKKSLKLGLDLRGGMHLVMEVDQIDLFEQKAWNKDARFHAIMERVRKLSANSNAQVIDLLSAEFGKENIRLSRYFYDIRNSDREIIGKLQKESEDALTRAREIIRNRIDQYGVAEPVITTQGSRRIIIELAGISDENRVRNLLKGTAKLEFKLLREPEVLLRVLDKLNSSLTAQSVVSALPAVADTAGVLPPASAAASKSAGPLYDVLTIMQNGNVYVPAESREFVVKLFQRSDIKALIPQDSELLLAAKPDQLQDGRNYYPVFLLRKTAELTGGVITEAKASFSAEGAQPEVLMEMNSEGTAKWARITGANIGKRVAIVLDGAVYSAPVVQSKIPNGNSVINGIESVEEAKDLEIVLKAGALPAPVRIIEERTVGPSLGADYIRAGMLSLLWGFLAVSVFMLLYYHTAGIAADMALVLNILVVLSVLAGFNASLSLPGIAGIVLTMGMAVDANVLIYERIREELADGKSIVSAVAAGYDKAFSSILDSHVTTLASAYLLYTFGIGPIQGFAVTLMIGTAASLFTAIVVTKEIFNFMLSKNMLSEKSFG, encoded by the coding sequence ATGAAAAATAAACCCTTCAATCTTTTTCTGATTGTTCTGGTAACGGTTGTGTCTCTATGGTCACTGTGGCCAACATGGCGTGATTACTCGTTATCGAAACAGATAGACAGTTTTGCCTCAGGTGAAGACAGCCTGAAATTCAGCGTCAGCCATAGTGAAGAAATTGAAAATGCACGTAAAAAAAGCCTCAAGCTTGGTCTCGATCTCAGAGGTGGTATGCATCTTGTCATGGAAGTCGATCAGATAGATCTTTTCGAACAGAAAGCATGGAACAAGGATGCGCGTTTTCATGCTATAATGGAAAGAGTCCGCAAGCTGTCCGCAAACAGTAATGCACAGGTTATCGATCTCCTTTCCGCGGAATTCGGAAAGGAGAACATCAGGCTGAGCCGTTATTTCTACGATATACGGAACAGCGACAGGGAAATAATCGGCAAGCTGCAAAAAGAGTCGGAAGATGCTCTCACCAGGGCAAGGGAGATCATTCGCAACCGTATAGATCAGTACGGAGTTGCCGAACCGGTGATAACCACACAGGGCAGTCGCCGCATCATTATCGAGCTTGCCGGCATATCCGATGAAAATCGGGTGAGAAATCTGCTCAAAGGTACGGCAAAACTTGAATTTAAACTGTTGCGGGAACCGGAGGTTCTGCTGCGGGTACTCGACAAACTCAACTCGTCCCTTACTGCGCAAAGCGTCGTTTCCGCCCTTCCTGCTGTCGCCGATACGGCCGGTGTGCTCCCGCCAGCTTCTGCTGCGGCGTCCAAATCGGCCGGCCCGCTGTATGATGTACTTACCATTATGCAGAACGGTAACGTGTATGTTCCTGCCGAATCAAGGGAGTTTGTCGTCAAGCTGTTTCAGAGAAGCGATATCAAGGCGCTTATCCCTCAGGACAGCGAGCTGCTCCTTGCGGCAAAACCTGATCAGCTTCAGGACGGGCGTAATTACTATCCTGTTTTTCTGCTCAGGAAAACAGCTGAATTGACGGGCGGGGTCATCACCGAAGCCAAAGCCTCTTTCAGTGCCGAAGGTGCTCAGCCGGAGGTACTCATGGAAATGAACTCCGAAGGTACTGCAAAGTGGGCCCGAATAACAGGAGCCAATATCGGCAAACGGGTAGCCATTGTGCTTGACGGTGCGGTTTACAGCGCTCCGGTAGTTCAGTCGAAAATTCCAAACGGGAACTCAGTTATCAATGGCATCGAGAGCGTTGAAGAGGCTAAAGACCTTGAAATCGTTCTCAAAGCCGGCGCTCTGCCCGCACCGGTCAGAATCATCGAAGAGCGCACTGTGGGACCCTCACTTGGAGCCGATTATATCAGGGCGGGGATGCTCTCTTTGCTATGGGGTTTTCTGGCTGTGTCGGTTTTCATGCTGTTGTACTATCATACAGCCGGTATCGCAGCCGATATGGCTCTGGTCCTGAACATCCTGGTCGTGCTTTCCGTGCTTGCGGGATTCAATGCCTCACTCTCGCTTCCGGGTATTGCCGGAATTGTGTTGACCATGGGTATGGCCGTCGACGCAAACGTGCTGATATATGAGCGGATCAGAGAGGAACTCGCCGATGGGAAGTCGATTGTTTCGGCGGTTGCTGCCGGATACGACAAGGCGTTCTCATCCATTCTCGACTCGCATGTCACAACGCTGGCGTCGGCATATCTGCTCTACACCTTCGGAATCGGTCCGATTCAGGGCTTTGCCGTTACCCTTATGATCGGTACGGCGGCAAGCCTGTTTACCGCTATTGTCGTGACGAAGGAGATTTTCAATTTTATGCTTTCGAAAAACATGCTTTCAGAAAAGAGTTTCGGTTAA
- the secF gene encoding protein translocase subunit SecF: MRIFHKTSFNFIKHRKIAYVISMVLLLSGIVSLAFRGLNYGIDFRGGSEVVIRFEKNVEVGSVRAVLKEAGVSGTLKQYGIDRSFLLSTVFSGQTNELKALVSNAFNARFPDNRHEIVRIDSVGPSIASDLKWSALKALLGALAAILLYVGIRFELKFAAAGVVAIFHDVLTVLGLFSILGGLFAFMPLEMDQSIIAAFLTVAGYSITDTVVVYDRIRERIRGRKPSEYEAIFNDSMNQTLSRTIITSGTTLITVLILFIFAGPAIRGFAFAVFTGILIGTYSSIFVAAPIVYDWLKATKSSVRLRGGSVS; this comes from the coding sequence ATGAGGATTTTTCATAAAACCAGCTTTAATTTTATCAAGCACCGTAAAATAGCCTACGTTATTTCCATGGTGCTTCTGTTGTCAGGTATTGTCTCCCTTGCCTTCAGGGGGCTTAATTACGGGATAGATTTCAGGGGCGGTTCCGAGGTGGTGATACGCTTCGAAAAAAACGTGGAAGTCGGCAGCGTAAGAGCTGTACTCAAGGAGGCCGGAGTTTCCGGAACCCTGAAGCAGTACGGCATCGACCGTTCGTTTCTGCTCAGTACGGTGTTCAGCGGTCAGACCAATGAACTGAAAGCGCTTGTTTCCAACGCTTTCAATGCACGCTTTCCTGATAATCGCCATGAAATCGTGCGTATTGATTCCGTCGGGCCGAGCATCGCTTCAGACCTGAAATGGTCGGCGCTCAAGGCATTACTCGGCGCCCTTGCGGCAATTCTGCTCTATGTGGGTATCCGGTTCGAGCTTAAATTCGCCGCTGCCGGCGTTGTCGCCATTTTTCACGATGTGCTTACGGTGCTCGGTCTGTTCAGCATTCTCGGGGGACTTTTCGCATTCATGCCGCTCGAGATGGATCAGAGCATCATTGCGGCATTTCTCACCGTTGCCGGATACTCCATTACCGATACCGTCGTGGTGTACGACCGGATAAGGGAGAGGATCCGCGGACGGAAGCCGTCTGAATACGAAGCCATATTCAATGACAGCATGAACCAGACGCTCAGCCGTACCATCATTACCTCAGGAACGACACTCATCACCGTGCTGATTCTTTTCATTTTCGCGGGTCCGGCAATCAGAGGATTTGCTTTTGCCGTTTTCACAGGAATTCTTATCGGAACCTACTCGTCTATTTTTGTTGCCGCCCCTATCGTTTATGACTGGCTGAAGGCGACAAAGTCCTCGGTAAGGCTCAGAGGGGGCAGTGTTTCGTAA
- a CDS encoding peptidylprolyl isomerase — protein MTTVCALILLCMPFISGTAVAAIADRIVAVIGNEVVLQSELDERVLMTHMQYPESKGDKTLPEKVLNSLIDQKVILAKAKIDSTGIDDAALEGLVGERMKVLASRFSSREEMESRFGKSSLVIRRELRQEIKNQQLIESLRRKKLSGVTVTHEESMAFYEANKSRLPVIPEGVSVSQILKYPDVTAESRSGAKAMIEKVQAELKGGADFGALAKKYSQDPGSAQLGGDLGYVQKGELIQSFENAAYGLKEGQVSGVVETRYGFHLIQLLNKEVNSLHVRHILVAFDRSRSDAAGTIGLLRSIRADVLAGKATFAEMAGKYSDDPVSARLGGAILSASSKNVFQLSTLRPQLREVIGTLKQSGDISEPVKVDPPQGDSFYAIFRLNEKIGSHQLNPRQDYALLEEIVLENKRQRLYEEWLQELRKEITVRKSDV, from the coding sequence ATGACGACAGTTTGCGCACTGATTCTGTTGTGTATGCCCTTCATCTCGGGAACGGCGGTTGCTGCAATAGCGGATCGCATTGTCGCCGTTATCGGCAATGAAGTCGTTCTTCAGTCGGAGCTGGATGAACGCGTACTGATGACTCATATGCAGTATCCGGAATCGAAAGGGGATAAAACCCTTCCTGAGAAAGTGCTGAATTCCCTGATAGACCAGAAAGTAATTCTTGCCAAAGCAAAGATTGACAGTACCGGTATTGACGACGCTGCTCTTGAGGGGCTTGTCGGTGAAAGAATGAAAGTCCTTGCATCCCGCTTCTCATCCAGAGAGGAGATGGAATCGAGGTTCGGAAAGAGTTCGCTGGTGATTCGCAGAGAGCTTCGTCAGGAAATTAAAAATCAGCAGCTGATCGAAAGCCTTCGCAGAAAGAAGCTGTCCGGTGTTACGGTTACACATGAAGAGTCCATGGCTTTTTATGAGGCAAATAAAAGCCGTCTTCCTGTGATTCCTGAGGGAGTCTCGGTTTCACAGATTCTTAAATACCCGGATGTTACTGCCGAAAGCCGTTCCGGAGCGAAGGCCATGATCGAGAAAGTGCAGGCGGAACTCAAGGGCGGCGCCGATTTCGGAGCGCTTGCAAAAAAATATTCTCAGGACCCCGGTTCAGCTCAGCTTGGAGGAGACCTCGGCTATGTTCAGAAAGGAGAGCTTATCCAGAGTTTCGAGAATGCAGCCTACGGACTGAAGGAAGGCCAGGTTTCTGGCGTCGTTGAAACCAGATACGGCTTTCATCTCATTCAGCTCCTGAACAAGGAGGTCAATTCTCTGCATGTCCGTCATATTCTTGTCGCGTTCGACCGCTCACGAAGCGATGCTGCAGGGACAATCGGACTGCTTCGTTCGATCAGGGCTGATGTGCTTGCCGGAAAGGCGACGTTTGCCGAAATGGCCGGTAAATATTCAGACGATCCGGTTTCCGCCAGATTGGGTGGGGCTATCCTGTCGGCTTCATCGAAGAATGTGTTTCAGCTCTCGACGCTTCGTCCGCAGCTCAGAGAGGTCATAGGAACCCTTAAACAGAGTGGCGACATCAGTGAGCCGGTTAAAGTCGATCCTCCACAAGGCGACTCGTTCTATGCGATTTTCAGGCTGAATGAAAAAATCGGTTCTCACCAGCTCAACCCCCGGCAGGACTATGCCCTGCTCGAGGAGATCGTGCTGGAAAACAAGCGGCAGCGTTTATACGAAGAGTGGCTTCAGGAGCTTCGCAAGGAGATAACCGTCCGGAAATCAGACGTCTAA
- the gyrB gene encoding DNA topoisomerase (ATP-hydrolyzing) subunit B, whose product MPDTGTQTPSSYLATNIQILDGIEHVRMRPAMYIGDIHTRGLHHLVYEIVDNSIDETLGGYNDYIFVGLNPDGSVTVIDRGRGIPVDIHPEKQKSALELVMTVIGAGGKFDKGAYKVSGGLHGVGASVVNALSEWCEVEVYRDGKAYFQRYERGVPQGDVKEIGPSDLRGTKTTFKPDHEIFKTTEFRRDIIIDRMRELAFLNKTLRITVQDSDGNEEVFHYEGGLNEFVQFTDQNRIKLLKEPVYIYGERDSTIVELALQYNDSYQENVFSYVNNINTHEGGTHVTGFRKALTRTLNAYAQKNDLLKNLKLSLTGDDFKEGLTAVISVKVAEPQFEGQTKTKLGNSETQSIVESIVNEQLAEFLESNPNVLKLIIEKVKGAAMSREAARKAKELTRRKSVLESSGLPGKLADCSINDPEHCELYIVEGDSAGGSAKQGRDRSFQAILPLKGKILNVEKARLHKMLENEEIKTIILALGTSFGEEEFSPEKLRYGKIIIMTDADVDGAHIRTLLLTFFFRYMRSLIEAGKVFIAQPPLYLVKSGKDQQYAWDDDERNAVIESLRKMQKGKANVHIQRYKGLGEMNPEQLWSTTMDPAHRSLLQVSVENAMEADKVFSTLMGDKVEPRRDFIEKNARYVRRLDV is encoded by the coding sequence ATGCCTGATACCGGTACACAGACACCTTCTTCCTACTTAGCAACCAATATCCAGATTCTGGACGGCATTGAGCATGTTCGCATGCGCCCTGCAATGTATATCGGCGATATTCATACCAGAGGACTGCACCATCTTGTTTATGAGATTGTCGATAACTCCATCGACGAGACCCTCGGTGGGTATAACGATTACATTTTTGTTGGCCTGAATCCCGACGGCTCGGTTACGGTTATTGACCGCGGACGTGGTATTCCGGTGGACATCCACCCCGAAAAACAGAAATCCGCACTTGAACTTGTCATGACCGTTATCGGTGCAGGAGGCAAATTCGACAAGGGTGCCTACAAGGTTTCAGGCGGTCTGCACGGTGTCGGTGCATCTGTCGTCAATGCCCTTTCCGAGTGGTGCGAAGTTGAAGTCTATCGCGACGGTAAGGCTTACTTCCAGCGCTACGAGCGCGGCGTACCTCAGGGTGATGTCAAAGAAATAGGCCCTTCGGACCTGCGCGGAACGAAAACCACATTCAAACCCGACCACGAAATTTTCAAGACAACCGAGTTCCGCAGGGATATCATTATCGATCGCATGCGCGAACTGGCATTCCTGAATAAAACGCTCCGCATCACCGTCCAGGATTCCGACGGCAACGAAGAGGTATTCCATTATGAGGGCGGACTTAACGAGTTCGTACAGTTTACCGATCAGAACCGTATAAAACTTCTCAAGGAACCGGTCTATATATACGGAGAACGCGACTCCACCATTGTCGAACTGGCACTGCAGTACAACGACTCATATCAGGAGAACGTTTTCAGCTATGTCAACAATATCAACACCCATGAAGGCGGCACCCATGTTACCGGGTTCCGAAAAGCCCTCACCCGTACACTGAACGCATACGCGCAGAAAAACGACCTTCTGAAAAACCTGAAGCTCTCCCTGACAGGAGACGATTTCAAGGAGGGACTGACAGCGGTAATTTCGGTCAAGGTTGCCGAACCGCAGTTCGAAGGGCAGACCAAAACAAAGCTCGGCAACTCCGAAACGCAGAGCATTGTCGAGAGCATTGTCAACGAGCAGCTCGCGGAGTTCCTTGAAAGCAACCCGAATGTCCTTAAACTGATCATCGAAAAGGTAAAGGGCGCCGCGATGTCGAGAGAGGCGGCACGAAAAGCCAAGGAACTGACCCGGAGAAAATCGGTACTTGAAAGTTCGGGCCTGCCCGGCAAGCTTGCAGACTGCTCGATCAACGATCCGGAACATTGCGAACTGTACATTGTCGAAGGCGATTCTGCAGGAGGCAGTGCGAAACAGGGAAGGGATCGCAGTTTTCAGGCCATCCTGCCGCTAAAAGGCAAAATTCTCAATGTCGAAAAAGCCCGCCTGCACAAGATGCTGGAAAACGAGGAGATCAAAACCATTATCCTCGCGCTTGGTACGAGTTTCGGCGAGGAGGAGTTCTCTCCGGAAAAGCTCAGATATGGCAAGATCATCATCATGACCGATGCCGATGTTGACGGGGCCCATATCAGAACCCTGCTTTTAACCTTTTTCTTCCGGTACATGCGCTCTCTCATTGAAGCCGGCAAGGTGTTCATAGCCCAGCCTCCGCTCTACCTTGTCAAATCCGGCAAGGATCAGCAGTACGCCTGGGATGACGACGAACGAAATGCCGTTATCGAATCGCTCAGGAAAATGCAGAAGGGAAAGGCCAATGTTCACATTCAGCGGTACAAAGGCCTTGGTGAGATGAACCCGGAACAGCTCTGGAGCACTACCATGGATCCGGCTCATCGCTCACTGTTACAGGTAAGCGTAGAAAATGCCATGGAAGCCGACAAGGTATTTTCTACGCTTATGGGGGACAAGGTTGAACCCCGAAGGGATTTCATTGAAAAAAATGCCCGTTATGTCCGAAGATTAGACGTCTGA
- a CDS encoding YraN family protein: MDHDPHSLGRQGELLAAEYLAGKGYRIIVRNYRHRRNEIDIIAFDGRTLCFIEVKTRGSLEKGHPVESVTPQKQKEIIKAARSYLLTLENREPDCRFDVIAILADAMDNDRIRSFTIEHFIDAFWEETG, translated from the coding sequence ATGGATCATGACCCGCATTCGCTTGGCCGCCAGGGAGAGCTGCTGGCGGCCGAATATCTCGCCGGAAAAGGATACCGGATAATCGTTCGGAATTACCGGCATCGCCGCAACGAGATCGATATAATCGCCTTCGATGGGCGCACGCTCTGTTTTATAGAGGTTAAAACCAGAGGCTCCCTTGAAAAGGGACATCCGGTCGAATCGGTCACGCCTCAGAAACAGAAAGAGATCATCAAGGCGGCAAGATCCTATCTGCTGACTCTGGAAAACCGTGAACCAGACTGCCGTTTCGACGTTATTGCAATCCTTGCCGATGCGATGGATAACGACAGAATACGGTCTTTCACTATCGAGCATTTCATTGACGCATTCTGGGAGGAAACGGGATGA
- a CDS encoding ribonuclease HII, with translation MNTDYEYPFWRNTELLCGIDEAGRGPLAGPVVAAAVVFPRWFTPETDRLSLLNDSKKLSPGLRTELASSIKAAALHWATALIEPETIDRINIFHATMLAMNNAVTSLSETPELLLVDGNRFRPLLPIPYETIVKGDAKVFSIAAASVLAKTCRDTIMKEYALLYPQYGFEHHFGYPTGEHIRAVAQYGRSPIHRKSFKLKQLGEK, from the coding sequence ATGAACACCGATTACGAATATCCTTTCTGGCGAAACACCGAACTGCTCTGCGGCATTGACGAAGCTGGCAGAGGGCCGCTGGCCGGACCGGTTGTCGCTGCGGCCGTGGTGTTCCCCCGCTGGTTCACCCCGGAAACAGACCGCCTTTCCCTGCTTAACGACTCCAAAAAGCTTTCTCCCGGACTTCGCACGGAGCTTGCATCTTCCATTAAAGCCGCTGCACTGCACTGGGCGACAGCCTTGATCGAGCCCGAAACAATCGACCGGATAAACATTTTTCATGCAACCATGCTGGCCATGAACAATGCCGTCACGTCGCTTTCTGAGACTCCCGAACTGCTGCTTGTCGACGGCAACCGTTTCAGACCGTTGCTGCCGATTCCTTATGAAACCATAGTAAAAGGCGATGCAAAAGTATTTTCCATCGCCGCCGCATCCGTACTCGCCAAAACCTGTCGGGATACTATCATGAAAGAGTATGCCCTGCTCTATCCACAGTACGGTTTCGAGCATCATTTCGGGTACCCAACCGGAGAGCACATCCGGGCGGTGGCACAATACGGCAGAAGCCCCATTCATCGCAAAAGCTTCAAACTGAAACAACTCGGGGAAAAGTAG
- a CDS encoding Rne/Rng family ribonuclease has product MKKSMNKQLLMNKIGDEIQVALVEEGRLAELTIERPESRRSIGDIYLGRVHKVVEGLKAAFVDIGQKSDGFLHFSDVGTTNEDYRALIEDDDDDESVSSDDGDGDAVEVAATAGGGDPPAAGPHARGPQRNGGRKGPVTEEEKAEKRQSYTQMIAGKLKPNDSILVQVIKEPISSKGSRLTSDITIAGRFMVLLPFGGGQVAVSRRVVVRKERARLKKLVRSMLPEGFGAIIRTVAEQQEESLLKQDLEKLLTKWVQIEEKLKDASPPQLIFKEDTIISSVLRDSLTSDVTEIVANSPVIYKETLNYIQWAAPEMEKNVSLYQGKLPLFEGYSIAKDVESIFSRKVWLKSGGYIIIEHTEAMVVVDVNSGRYAAKREQEENSLKTNLEAAREIVRQLRLRDIGGIIVVDFIDMLDPKNAKKVHDAMKTELRNDRAKSNILPMSDFGIMQITRERIRPSLMQRMGDQCPACGGTGVVQARFTTINQIERWLRKYALQQSMKFQQLDLYVSPTVAEPLRNTEMKTELKWFLQHMVFVRVKQDESLRSDDFRFYNRKNNKDITAEYGEL; this is encoded by the coding sequence ATGAAGAAGAGTATGAACAAACAACTCCTCATGAACAAGATCGGCGACGAGATTCAGGTCGCGCTTGTTGAAGAGGGTCGGCTTGCGGAGCTGACCATCGAGCGGCCGGAAAGCCGCCGCAGTATCGGCGATATCTATCTTGGCAGGGTACACAAGGTTGTTGAGGGTCTGAAGGCCGCATTTGTCGATATAGGGCAGAAATCGGACGGTTTTTTGCATTTCTCGGATGTAGGCACCACCAACGAAGATTATCGCGCGCTCATTGAAGATGACGATGACGATGAAAGCGTCAGCAGCGATGATGGAGATGGGGATGCGGTTGAAGTCGCGGCAACTGCCGGCGGCGGCGATCCTCCTGCCGCAGGGCCGCATGCAAGAGGGCCGCAGCGCAACGGCGGCAGAAAAGGACCGGTTACCGAAGAGGAAAAGGCGGAAAAGCGGCAATCCTATACGCAGATGATAGCCGGCAAGCTTAAACCAAACGACTCTATTCTCGTTCAGGTTATCAAGGAGCCGATCAGCAGCAAAGGATCCCGCCTGACATCCGACATCACCATCGCAGGGAGGTTCATGGTGCTGCTTCCTTTCGGAGGTGGACAGGTTGCCGTTTCACGCAGGGTGGTTGTGCGCAAGGAACGGGCCCGTTTGAAAAAACTTGTGCGATCCATGCTCCCGGAAGGTTTCGGAGCCATTATCCGCACCGTGGCCGAGCAGCAGGAAGAGTCTCTGCTCAAGCAGGATCTTGAGAAGCTTCTTACAAAATGGGTGCAGATCGAAGAAAAACTCAAGGACGCCTCTCCGCCTCAGCTGATTTTCAAGGAGGATACCATTATCTCCAGCGTATTGCGCGACTCACTCACCTCCGACGTAACGGAAATAGTTGCCAACTCACCGGTAATCTACAAGGAGACCCTCAACTATATCCAGTGGGCGGCTCCGGAAATGGAGAAGAACGTTTCTCTTTACCAGGGAAAGCTTCCTCTTTTTGAAGGATACAGCATAGCCAAGGATGTCGAATCCATCTTTTCGCGCAAAGTGTGGCTGAAATCGGGCGGATATATCATCATCGAGCACACCGAAGCCATGGTGGTGGTTGACGTCAACAGCGGACGCTATGCGGCCAAGCGCGAACAGGAGGAAAACTCTCTCAAAACCAATCTTGAAGCTGCACGCGAGATTGTCCGTCAGCTCAGGCTGCGCGACATAGGCGGCATTATCGTGGTGGACTTTATCGATATGCTCGATCCGAAAAATGCCAAAAAAGTGCATGACGCCATGAAGACCGAGCTGCGCAACGACCGGGCGAAATCGAATATCCTGCCAATGTCCGATTTCGGCATCATGCAGATCACCCGTGAGCGTATCCGACCGAGTCTGATGCAGCGCATGGGCGACCAGTGTCCCGCCTGCGGAGGCACCGGTGTGGTGCAGGCTCGTTTTACTACCATCAACCAGATAGAGAGGTGGCTTCGCAAATATGCGCTGCAGCAGAGCATGAAGTTTCAGCAGCTCGATCTCTATGTCAGTCCTACCGTAGCCGAACCGCTCAGGAATACCGAGATGAAAACCGAGCTGAAATGGTTTCTTCAGCATATGGTCTTTGTTCGCGTCAAGCAGGACGAAAGCCTTCGCAGCGACGATTTCAGGTTTTACAACCGCAAAAACAATAAAGACATAACCGCCGAATACGGCGAACTCTAA